The sequence tgtttcatgttcaacacagtcaaatgctttggataagtcacagaaaattccaagacaatcatgcgattcctcccaagatttaaaaatatttttgactagataagcacctgcatcagttgtagagcgacccctggtaaacccgaattgtttattaagaagcaggttatttgaattaaaatgttctaaaagttgtgtcaaaataattttttcaaatattttactcaacgtagggagtactgaaatagatctatagttagaggggtcatcagtactaccagatttaaaaagaggaatcactttactatgtttcattaagtcaggaaatacaccacacctaatacaatcattaaaaatactaacaagatgaggagcaataatgtctattacataCTTCAAAAccttactgatattccccacaagtcagctgtattttttacattaaggctattaaaactttttataatattgcttgaattaattttcttaaaggagaaaccccattttgggcctaagcgttaTACGAATGTAAGGGTGAGTCCGATATATTAGTATTCATTAAGATATTCAGGAGGATGGAGTCGCTCGCGTCCGCAGGAAATACCTTCAATACCCTGCACGTGTCCTCCGGGTGGTGCAAAACGAGCTTGACAACGCCGAGTTTCGGGCGGCGGATTCTGATAACCCGACCCCCAAACTGGGGAAACTCACTTTGGAGAGGCTACAGGGGCCTAGAAGAActaaaaatcttcaaaaaaacCTGGCGTAGAAGGCAAAGGGAAACCACTACGACTATTTCCCTAGAGAATGTCCCGACCTTAAATGATGAGTACAGTAAATGAATATGCGAGGTCGGATGATCCGACTGACAATCGGCGCTCGGTGATACCCGGGTCATCGCGTGTGAAATTGGCTACCGAAGGCACCGTACGGGCTCGGCATCAGGCCCGGACGACTGCAAATGCTACTGATGACCATAAGAGAAAGCTTCCGACCCGACATCCACACCGAATTGGAGCATGGAACGTAAGAGGTCTAGTACAGGAGGGAAAACTGGAAATCGTCGAAAAGGAGATGATCACTCGTCGGTTGACTATACTTGGACTGTAAGAAACACATGTCAAGGGCTCAGGACACTTCACAATGGCGGAAGGAAATACATTCTACTTCTCAGGTCACGAAAGTAAAAGCCAGAACGGGGTGGCCATCATAGTTTCACAGACGTTTAAATATGCGGTCCTTGGATACAACGCTATCAGTGATCGTATTATGACTATTAAACTTAGAGGAAATCCACTACCTATAAATATTGTCCAAGTATATGCACCAACGGCTCAGTCTTCAGAAGAAGAAACCGACAGTTTTTATGGGACACTGGAAGACTGCATTAATGCTTTACCACGCCGTGAAATGCTTTTCGTGCAGGGTGACTGGAATGCGAAAATTGGCGACACTAGCAGAGACGATCATCTGCGGAAAACTGTGGGGCACTATGGACTCGGAACGCGTAACGATAGAGGTGAACGATTCCTGGAGTTCTGCGTCGGAAACAGCCTCGCAATCACCAACACATTTTTTCAGCATCACAAACGCCGACTATACACATGGAAATCGCCAGGTGACCGGTACCGGAATCAAATAGATTTTATAACTGTTGACCAAAGATGGAGATCGAGCATAATTAACACCAAGACCCTACCCGGTGCAGACTGCGGTAGCGACCATCAACTGCTGATGGCGGAGGTGCGCGTCCGTCTTAAATCACCTAGACAGCCACCAAAAAAGCCATTAAGACTTTCAAGCGGGGAGATAGAATACTTCCAGCATATAACAGAGTCCACTCTAAGGACAGAAGACGTAGCGGAGCACACAACTGAACAGCAGTGGCTGGTCTTTAAAAGACATATCAGCGAAGCTGTTGAATGTATCAAACAGCGACGGAAACCACAAGGTAAAAAGAGAGGCTGGATTAGTGAGGATACTTGGACCATCATTGATGAAAGAAGGAAACTCAAAGCAAATGGTCTTACAACACCCGCCGAAAAGGCAACGTACAGAAGTTTGTGCAAAGACATCCAAAGACTTTGTAGGAAGGACAAAAACTGCTTCTTCACGAGTATTTGTGCAGAAGTACAACAACACGCGCAAAAATATCAAACAGcggatctttttaaaaaagtaagACTATTAACACGACAGTTTAACGCTCAGTCGTGGGCAATTGAGAATAGAGATGGGGAAATCATCACGGAGATCGATAAAGTTGCAGAGAGATGGAGTGAATATTGCGCTGATTTGTATCATCTTGAGCACGCTATGGATGGTTCTGATCCTCTGGAAGGATGCAATATACACAACATGGAGCTGGAGCCGGATATTATATACACAGAAGTAACTGCCGCTATTGGAAAATTGAAACCAAATAAGGCAGTCGGCATCGATAATATTACCGCCGAAGTTTTGAAGGGCCTCGGAGAGAAGGGAGTTGCGAAACTTGTAGACTTATGCAACTCAATATGGCGAAGCTGTGAATGGCCGAAGGATTGGACTCACTCTGCGATACTGCCATTACACAAAAAAGGCACTACCAGGAGGTGTGACAACTATAGAACGATTGCCCTGATATCACACACTAGCAAAGTACTGCTGCATGTCATTAACTCAAGGCTTAGACACTTCCTAGACTGGCAAATTCCACAAGAACAAGCAGGATTTGTTAAGGGAAAGGGTACTCGCGAACAGATACTCAACGTAAGGCTTATCATAGAAAAGTGCTATGAGTATAACATCCCGGCCGTTCTATGCTTCGTCGACTACCAAAAAGCCTTTGACTGCGTTAGTTGGAAGCATTTATGGTACGTGCTTAAGGACATGGGCGTTCCCATGCATCTGATTAAGCTGATGAGAGCCCTGTACCTGTCGGGACGGGGATCGGTACGGATCGGCCCAGCACAATCAAGAGAGTTCCGATTTGAGAAAGGAGTGCGCCAGGGTTGCATCGTCTTGCCCATACTTTTTAACATCTATGGCGAATACATAATGCGCAAAACCCTAGAGGAGTGGGATGGTGGCGTCACAGTTGGGGGCGTAAAGATCTCGAACTTACGATACGCTGATGATACCACATTAGTGGCGTCATCAGAAGAGGAAATGGAGGAGCTGCTGCGACGTCTGGTTATAGTTAGCGAGGAAATGGGACTAAAGATCAACCAGTCCAAAACAAAGATCATGATCGTGGATAAATACGGCACCCTTAACGAGAGTAATATTCTTGGCCAATACGACATCGTCAAGACTTTCGTGTACCTCGGCTCGATTATTTCCAATAGAGGTGGATCGGAATCGAAATAAGGCGACGCATCGGAATGGCCAAATCCGCTATGAGCCAGCTAAACAAAATATGGAGAGATCGAAACATACTCAAGAAGACGAAAGTGCAAATTGTTGAGACGCTcgttttcttaatctttttgtaTGGGGCTGAGACCTGGATCTTGAAAGAGTCTGATAGGCGTCGCATAGACGCGTTtaagatgtggtgctggcggcGCATGTTGCGCATCCCTTGGACGGCTTTCCGGACGAACGCTTCCATCCTCAACGAGCTAAAAGTTGACCAGAGGCTATCCACCAAATGTCTATATAGAGTGCTCCAatactttggtcatatagcaagaaaaccctctgacaacctggagagactcatagtgacgggtaaagtggatggaagacgatccagaggtcgtagccgaaaaagatggagtgaccaagtgtctgagtgtctggacatgagactgagccacgcacttcactgtgccacagaccgacataagtggctacaaattacaaaaaaaggtcacaggcgggcgcatcacgatgctcagcaatgagcgatcgactgaaggaggaggaggaagatATTCATAATACAGCTTGTATAATactcggcaaacttcttgagcattatttgacgtagtgggggtaagttcgcgcatcGTACAATTACgtacaaaaatgttattatgttattaaaaacaacataatatgtatttatttatatatttattagtacatgaacaaaaaatacaggttaataattgtagtaatttaatctaggggtaaaatagatattcgtTCCATTaggtcaaaactagagctggtGCCAGGTCTTGGATCAGCTGAAGCtgagctggtatttgtaattgttttttcgCTATCATAATCaagaccatcatcatcatcactactTTCTTCATCCGTGTCGCAATCATCGTCAGCAAAAATTACAAACTCATCAGTGACTAAATCTACCACATGATCACTTTTTACATACTCCGCCTCAATCTCTTTTATCTTTTGACATAATCTACCCCATTCCGGAGCACCCATCGCCGCAACCTTTTCCTTCACTAGCTCTATTACTTTGCCAGTGCTCCAGTTGACATTTTTGCTACTGACATACCCTTTAATAGCTGCCCCAGCCATTTTAATTGGGTTGAGGTCTGGATGGTATGGAGCTAAGCGAAGCACTGAATGGTTGTggtttgataaaattttatcaatgctgtatgttttgtGTTGTTCCTTATGTGCTTTAATCAAGCTAAAAAGCTGGGGTTTCAACATGTTTTCATCGTATGGAATTTCTTTTTCTTGTAACGATTTCTTCATATAGACTTTTTTGGCATTGGCAGTTGGGGCGGGGTCAGACTGTTTATTGTGATATGACGCATTGTCGACTACTACAACGGAATTTGGTGGCAGATTTGGTAGCAATTGACAACGCAGCCATTTTTCGTAGTTCAAATAGTTCATGTTATCGTGGTAGTCACCAGATTTTGTGCCAGCTTTAAACAAAAGAAGGGCATTGGGAACAAATTCATCTTCGGAGCCAGCATGCACTATTACTACACGCTGTCCTTTCgaaattggtttttttaaacCCCCAGTTGATCCATCTGACCACGACATACCACTTGCgtgtgatgagtcgacataggacTCATCGGTGTACACTATCGGTTTTCCTTCTTgcctatatttaattattttttggagATATTCGATCCTTAGTAGTCGaatattacttttttcaattaatagcttccgattattttctgttcttttccatctgaagcctagctctttcataattcgtcgtaaacttcgttccgagccattaaaatttatatcttctttcaATTTTTTACGAAGTCTTTCGACGGTAGGAAGTTCGCTGTTTGTTATATGATAATtatgaatacatatttttattgcagatTGGTCGAAAATATCAATTCCGGTAACTtgcttcttccctgatcttttttTACCTGGAGtacgaaacacggcgagcaagttAGAGCCCTTCGCTTCATTAATAATACGCCTAACAGTActgactgatgtttttgttgcctcTGAAGTCTCTTTTACCGTTTCCATATCATTATTTCCCTGCTTTTTAagaaagcaatatacgtcgtacaccatTTTTCTAGCTTGTCTTtttaatactacaccagtttgacgtggcatagtatattttttataaaaaatcaagaaaCACTCAACTAATAGCAATaacaacaaagtcaacaagcaattataacaaataacttaacaattaataacgatagactttttactgtacgcaagcgtacttttgggagcaagcggaaagagggcgcggtgcgggacgcaaggttcgactgatctaccaataacgcgctcgatacgatttcccctgccgtcgcgcctcaccctcaccaccaaagtgatctaaaattcggttctgcgcagtcaaggtcatttgctcacgaagtttgccggttactatattCATGTATCGGTAATCCGTCGAATTCTGATATGCTAATATTCCGTATTCACTCTATTCATAATATTAGCCAACTCACATCGGTCGGGTTGTATCTATCACTCGAAAATATACTGGCATACGCCGTACGTGTCTCGCGGATATCTGTCTATCACATTCATAACAATACTGCATGCGCTAAGAGTAAGCGAGATAAACTACATGTTTACATATTGAGCAATGAAAATAAGTACATATCATTATGAGTTTAAggactattttttaattcaacattttacatgtcaaagatgctagtgggaatttttaaatgcattactttttaatgtttgaaCTTTCATTTCTTAATTCAACTAAAGATTCTACTCAAGGCAAAataatgcatttttatatttattggaaTAAAATCGGTGagctttattttcattattttaattttattttctgtttcctTTGAATTAGTTGGTTTTAAAACGATGATTTGAAAAACGAAAGTAGGTACGGTAAGTGtttttacgtaataaattatgatgacaatatatttttgcggtggtatttaattatcttctaaggacttttcaatatttaaataaaagtttgattTTTGAATCGAAATGACTTTCTAACAGTTCgtggattataatattataactgttGTGTACCCACTAGCCACCTCAGTACCATGTGAGAGGATTTTTTCAAAATCTGGTAAAATCATTTCTGACCGACGTAACAGGCTTTCggtagaaaaagtaaaaaagctgATGTTTTTATGCaccaataagaaataaataatattactaacttgTTGTTTATATTAATGTACAATGTTGACCAAAttctgatttaataataatattcattttaatgtacataatattacttgtaaaatatttagatgAAGTCAAATTCCTAGATAcaatatactatttatatttttaactagctgacccggcagacttcgtagtgcctcaatcgataaataaaagacctaagcttttgtctataataaacttaaaacaaacaaaagaaatccgtccgacgggggacaatcaaaggaaaaacaaaattgttatttttatttcattccgagcattttcatatttattttaccttttaagccttctctggacttccacaaacaattcaagaccaaaattagccaaatcggtccagccgttctcgagttttagtgagactaactaacagcatttcatttttatattattataataccttAACTAATACATGAATATCCTGATATCTTAATATCCTTCGATAAAACGGATAAACGAGTTAAACTTAATACGGTAACGAATACCGTATTAAGTGTATTAATAATCATTAACTTATTTCACGAATACCGTATTAAGTTTAACTCGTTTACCCGTTTTATCGAAGTATATTAAGATATCAGGATATTCACGTATTCGTtaaggtattataatattacatcatGAATATATTAGTATTCGCTAATATTGACAAATATCGGTATTAACCCATCTTTAtacgaatgggatatgtaccaaaaaatttgTCTATTTTGCTTGGTTAAtctattgaaatcttagcttTATTGGCAATGGCCCAGTGTAGAAAATAAGgaattctattttttgtttttaaacaatctttgtaaacctctgcaacacttatttcaatataactagctccacaaacgtgcggattagaattagagcatccctaaaataggatcgatttagtggaaatcgatagtcttaaaaataaataatactcctTTGTTTGAGGATAATTAATGTCTGTTTTTAAAGGTAttataatcaatttaaatagagtatggccatcgaatcgtgacacaactacttacaatggcggcaattcaaaatatctacaactgacaacattaaatatagaaagaaaggtagttttgcatttttatattaatgtgactatgccatagaaaaacacaaatgtatcaaatcgtgttatgttatctttaatgttgccaatTGAAGATATTTTGAATTACCGTTATTTAGTTGTGCCATGATTCGCTGGTCAGACTATAAACATAAATCTCATTGAATAACGTTACTTAAAGCACCAAaatctactaacaaaaatcatgaaaagaaataaataactgtgtCATTTAGTTATGACCCGAAATTATGTCGGCAactgcggcaattcaaaatattttcaactggcaatcttaaatataacatgaaaaacCCGATTTGGTacttttgagtttttttatgGTGTAgctacattaatataaaaatgcaaaactaacctttcatgttatatttaatgCTGCCAGTtaacgatattattattttgaattaccGCCATTGTAGTTGTGCCACGATTCtctaagtatataaataatcgATTTGGTGTAATCGATTACACCACGGATTCCTCTAGTAAATGGGGAATGTCAATGTCAACGTCACAATTATCTTGgcaccatagacctatatagtagggacacgacatattgttctgtacgtacaattgcttatataaatagcacccattttgaaggcacatacataaacatatatctatctcgttcttactcagcattttaactcgcaggaaaacaatataacagtatttcagtgcgtacataaaatgaaacaaaaatatacgtaaatgtctccgtctccgtctaatgaggccgaaaatccgccatgtttagcgcgccaaatgtcattgtcacgtcagttcggccgtctgttttgggttgtacattatttattgactttgatatcgatttaatatgattgcttaaataaaatttcttattttatcatgcttaaaacatacaaaaataataattaaaacatattttataggatctcaagaaacactattgtcaactcgttaaatatttaataattaagtgattttagagaggaagtcacaaggaatgacgtttgtaattttattaacgaataaatgttctgtaggtgttttttttatcaggcggtcccttgataagtttaatggtgcggcgtaccttccttgaggtgcgctgcggcagtgtgttacggactttagagtcagcaaaacaattaaaatagattgtaatagtctaagaaaaacacgtactcaaaatacgatgacattcagcatgctagaaatgggcagatggcactgtactacgccatatctttatgttttgcagcaaacgacaactttataaaatcagtgtagcaaattttaaaaatcgtcatatcgtttacttggcaaatttgaagcacgaactcgtcttagatttcacataatatctaaatcacatcatctttgcacataacaatatacttacttcctattaaagtataaattctacaaatacattcactcaacaatatttataataaaatgagccaagaacgtttatcgataaaacctactaacattaaaatcttctgggcagcactaaaaccgccatgttttgtggccagatgacgtcacaatggcacgaattttttgttgacgtttcatttccataggtttcctacaggtgaatgaagttagcccctcaaaaaaaattttttttcctattgtatatgtaagcttgagggtagacattattttgttgaacaccaagttaaacgaagtcaccttttgatttctgatttaatcaacaatatgttatcttaacaattcactttaacacttgtccaactttaaccagtacgtacaacagtcactgaatcacacaacgtaacaaggatatagtaagtgcaccaggcaaacgcagtccaacgaatgttcatttcaaggcacgttccgcctttttatactagccggcgcagctggcttatgagtcacttctgttgcagctgttgtttacgagtggaacgacacggccggcgcacctggcttgtgtgagtcactcctattcaagatattaagtgtataatctatgctcctattgcacgtgctatataacataaatatcgttaacgacgttatatacttattttctattaattcgtttgttcatcatttgttcttgattgttcactgttaataattgtttgttctgcatttatttattttaaaaaaatatttaaaaatatacctaaaagTTAGCCTccctaatgcaattttttatatcttttcatccttaatgactcgtaaatatccAATTttgattgttcttatataaaacacgtttgttctctttcgaaattactcgttttttgtttaatttactatttttattagttgaataaatgtatgcaaaaattgcaaaatatgtgtactgcgcatgcgtcaactataatgcctaaactttctatgcggttttaatcgtgaaaaaaaaaacaaatataaatcctgaaggagcaattaattggtatacagttttaattaaaaaaattaaaaaataaataaatgaaataatgtgcattggcgtaaagttagaccaaatacattttttccatcctcctacttatcgttatgaaggtttttttaagtaaatatgttGAAAAAGCGCGGGAAGCATAAAATTTGGCggtcgtgtttttttatttaaaaattttttaaattatcgtaTAGTTGGATTAGGATaagtttatacatatttttatatatatttaatttttctttatttagtgtATTTAATTTCGTCGTCGGGTAAGTCTTTTTGACCTTGTTTCGTAAAATGGACCCCCCGGGAGATCCCGGGGGACTCTTGCttctaatagttttaatattttacaagtaaatGACGAATGTGACTTATCGTCAGTGCCCGCAGTGGCGCATAATGTTGTTGTCGAGCATGACGATTCTACTGTAGATACCGATTACTCCGGACATCAAACATCTGTAAATCGCAAACGTGCATCTCGCAGAATTTGTAGACACTGCAATAGGAAAAGGAGCAAGTGTGACTCGAAAGGCAACACCGTCTGCCAGTGCCAATGTGAGGAAAGTGGTCCTAATAAAGCCTTAAACATTAATAGCTCTGTTCATGATCCAGTGTCTACTAATATATTTCCTAATCATCCGACTCAAATGGAAAGTAATGATGCCAGTCCTAGATTTATAGGAAGACATAAATATTGTGACTCGGATGCTGCCCCTTACGTCATTCacattcaaaaacaaatacagGCATCTAATGACAATACCATTTTGCACCCAAGTTCTTTTggcaaatttttgaaaaattattctattaaaaatattgttaatggcaGTCTGAAGAGAATTGGTAGAAACAGGCTATCActaacatttgaaaattttaatgcgGCTAACAATTTCAtggatttagatattttaaagaataaatataaagCATTCATTCCTACCTTTCAAGTTACTCGCATGGGTATCGTTAGAAATATTCCTACAGAATGGTCGgaagaagaaataattaataacatcaGTGTTCCGTTAGGCTGCGGAAAAATCCTAAAAATTAGGAGATTAAGAAGAAAAAGCACtgtaaatgacaataaaacttttattgacACAGAATCCGTGGTAATAACATTTGATGGACAGGTTTTAcctaaaagagtatatatgtgttTTACATCATTACCAGTTGATTTGTACATTTATCCTacagttcaatgttttaattgctgTAGATTCGGTCATGTTAGAGCTCAGTGTAGATCGAAACCGCGTTGTTTTAAATGTGGTCAAGATCATACAGGAGATTCTTGTAATGTAGAGGAGGAACATGTTTCCTGTTGTCTTTGTAACGGCTTACACTTTGCTATAAATAAGAAATGTCCAGAATTTGAAAGACAAAGGGCCATAAAGCAGACAATGGCGAACAGTTGTGTGTCATACTTGGAAGCATGTAAACTTCATCCTCCAGTGTATAAATCGTATGCTGATGTTCTTTCTTCAATTCCATCGGATCGTAAGAATCATTCAACGTTTCATGAATCTATTGCCCCCAGCCCAGTAATTGCCAGTAAAAGTCCATCgtcatataaaaaaacagtttttatgaaACCTCGATCTCCCTTTAAAGGTGATAAAGGTTTTGATCAAAGGGCCCATAGAAATCTTACAAGAGATTACGATGCTCCATCTCCTTCTAATGGCTgtgctttaaaatttaatgaaaattccgAATCTCCTGTGGCTGAAATAATTATTGCTCTTATTAATTTACTTGCTCCTAATAACGCTACACCGTCCAACGCA is a genomic window of Bombyx mori chromosome W, ASM3026992v2 containing:
- the LOC134201729 gene encoding uncharacterized protein LOC134201729 — encoded protein: MNYLNYEKWLRCQLLPNLPPNSVVVVDNASYHNKQSDPAPTANAKKVYMKKSLQEKEIPYDENMLKPQLFSLIKAHKEQHKTYSIDKILSNHNHSVLRLAPYHPDLNPIKMAGAAIKGYVSSKNVNWSTGKVIELVKEKVAAMGAPEWGRLCQKIKEIEAEYVKSDHVVDLVTDEFVIFADDDCDTDEESSDDDDGLDYDSEKTITNTSSASADPRPGTSSSFDLMERISILPLD